In Lutra lutra chromosome 5, mLutLut1.2, whole genome shotgun sequence, a single genomic region encodes these proteins:
- the LOC125101197 gene encoding mitochondrial inner membrane protease subunit 1-like codes for CEKPQPIRGVLGKTFRLIGYTIQYGCIAHCAFEYIGGVVMCSGPSMEPTIQNSDIVFAENLSRHFYGIQRGDIVIAKSPTDPKSNICKRVIGLEGDKILTNRPSDFFKSHSYVPTGHVWLEGDNLQNSTDSRYYGPIPYGLIRGRIFFKIWPLSDFGFLRDSPNGHRFSDD; via the coding sequence TGTGAAAAACCTCAACCTATTCGTGGTGTTCTGGGAAAAACCTTTCGACTTATTGGCTATACTATTCAGTATGGCTGTATAGCTCATTGTGCTTTTGAATACATTGGTGGTGTTGTCATGTGTTCTGGACCATCAATGGAACCTACAATTCAAAATTCAGATATTGTCTTTGCAGAAAATCTTAGTCGACATTTTTATGGTATCCAAAGAGGTGACATTGTCATTGCAAAAAGCCCGACTGATCCAAAATCAAACATTTGTAAAAGAGTAATTGGCTTGGAAGGAGACAAAATCCTCACCAATCGTCCATCAGATTTCTTTAAAAGCCATAGTTATGTGCCAACGGGTCATGTTTGGTTAGAAGGTGATAATCTACAGAATTCTACAGATTCCAGGTATTATGGACCTATTCCATATGGACTAATAAGAGGACGtatctttttcaagatttggCCTCTGAGTGATTTTGGATTTCTCCGTGACAGCCCTAATGGCCACAGATTTTCTGACGATTAA